From Streptomyces sp. HUAS MG91, the proteins below share one genomic window:
- a CDS encoding ABC transporter permease has translation MFFTYLRRELRRRRKAALVVASGLALGIALVIVVSSVSSGMNKAQDKVLQSLYGLGTDMTVTKAAAAQTGDNGRPNFKFDAREGDSDSDKQSTDRVMVQGFQTLASSTVTEVADQKGVADTVGGLNLQVMKVSGQFTRGQFKQDQSQGQQGQDGPGGRSGGNGQPQGRVEGGGANFAVNSFSVYGTDVTKQNLGPLTTSKITKGRTFKTSETDAKVAVADASYAKEKKLAVGDNVTIHGTKFKVVGVSTADSGDSAANLYIPLKQAQTVADMKNKVTTVYVKATDSQQIDAVKSTISKNISGTTVTTSADLAKTVSGSLSTASSLASNVGKWLSIAVLVAAFLVAGLLTSSAVSRRVREFGTLKALGWKSGRVTRQVIGEAVVNGLIGGVLGIAVGLGGAYVVTAISPTLSASLGSTGGGGGGGGFGGGGGMGGPGGGGPGGLRQSAGKTLDIALTAPVSGTTIALAVGLAVAGGLIAGAFGGWRASRLRPADALRRVE, from the coding sequence ATGTTCTTCACCTACCTCAGGCGTGAGTTGCGCCGCCGCAGAAAGGCGGCCCTGGTCGTCGCCTCGGGGCTCGCCCTCGGCATCGCGCTCGTCATCGTCGTCAGCTCCGTGTCCTCCGGCATGAACAAGGCCCAGGACAAGGTCCTCCAGTCCCTGTACGGCCTCGGCACCGACATGACCGTCACCAAGGCGGCCGCGGCGCAGACGGGGGACAACGGGCGGCCGAACTTCAAGTTCGACGCCAGGGAGGGTGATTCCGACTCCGACAAGCAGTCCACCGACCGGGTCATGGTCCAGGGCTTCCAGACGCTCGCCTCCTCCACGGTCACCGAGGTGGCCGACCAGAAGGGCGTCGCCGACACCGTGGGCGGCCTCAACCTCCAGGTCATGAAGGTCAGCGGGCAGTTCACGCGCGGTCAGTTCAAGCAGGACCAGAGCCAGGGGCAGCAGGGCCAGGACGGCCCCGGAGGCCGCAGCGGCGGCAACGGCCAGCCGCAGGGCCGCGTCGAGGGCGGCGGCGCCAACTTCGCCGTCAACTCCTTCTCGGTGTACGGCACCGACGTCACCAAGCAGAACCTCGGCCCGCTGACCACCTCGAAGATCACCAAGGGGCGGACGTTCAAGACGTCCGAGACCGACGCCAAGGTGGCCGTCGCCGACGCCTCGTACGCGAAGGAGAAGAAGCTCGCCGTCGGTGACAACGTCACCATCCACGGGACGAAGTTCAAGGTCGTCGGCGTCTCCACCGCGGACAGCGGCGACTCGGCGGCCAACCTCTACATCCCGCTGAAGCAGGCGCAGACCGTCGCCGACATGAAGAACAAGGTGACGACGGTCTACGTCAAGGCGACCGACTCGCAGCAGATCGACGCGGTGAAGTCGACCATCAGCAAGAACATCTCGGGCACGACGGTCACCACCTCCGCGGACCTCGCGAAGACCGTCTCCGGCTCGCTCTCCACGGCCTCCTCGCTCGCCTCGAACGTCGGCAAGTGGCTGTCGATCGCGGTGCTCGTCGCCGCGTTCCTCGTCGCGGGCCTGCTCACCTCCTCGGCGGTCTCGCGCCGCGTCCGGGAGTTCGGCACGCTCAAGGCGCTCGGCTGGAAGTCCGGCCGGGTCACCCGGCAGGTCATCGGTGAGGCCGTCGTCAACGGGCTCATCGGCGGCGTCCTCGGCATCGCGGTCGGTCTGGGCGGCGCGTACGTGGTCACCGCGATCAGCCCGACCCTCAGCGCGTCCCTCGGCTCGACCGGCGGCGGAGGCGGTGGTGGCGGCTTCGGCGGCGGGGGCGGCATGGGCGGTCCCGGCGGCGGTGGCCCCGGCGGCCTGCGGCAGTCCGCGGGCAAGACCCTCGACATCGCGCTGACCGCGCCGGTCTCCGGCACCACCATCGCCCTCGCGGTCGGCCTCGCCGTCGCGGGCGGTCTGATCGCCGGCGCGTTCGGCGGCTGGCGGGCCTCGCGCCTTCGCCCGGCGGACGCGCTGCGCCGCGTCGAGTAG